The following DNA comes from Enterocloster bolteae.
CTTCACCAGAGACTGGAGACCACCATTATCTACGTTACTCATGACCAGACAGAGGCCATGACACTGGGTACCAGAATCGTCGTTATGAAGGACGGCATCATCCAGCAGGTGGATAATCCACAGAATCTGTATGATAAGCCATGCAACAAGTTTGTGGCAGGATTCATCGGAGCTCCCCAGATGAACATGATAGATGCAACCGTCGGCAAGGACGGTGCTCTGACAACCTTAAGCTTCGGCGGACACACCGTAGCCCTTTCAGAGGCCAAGTCCAAGAAGTTAGAGGACGCCGGATACATAGGAAAGGTAGTTACCCTGGGTATCCGTCCCGAGGACCTTCACGACGAGGAATCCTACCTGGCCATGTCTCCAAAGAGCGTATTTGAGGCCACTGTCCGCGTATACGAGATGTTAGGCTCCGAGGTTCTGTTATACTTTGATATCGAGGACGCGAACTTTGTTGCCAAGGTAAATCCACGTACCACCGCAAGGCCTGGCGATACCATCAAGCTGGCCATGGATTTAGAGAAGATTCACATTTTCGACAAGGATACGGAACTGGTTGTTCTTAACTAATACAAACAAACCGTAAGTGAAAATTAAGGTAAAAAGAAGCAGGAGAGTATACAACTCTCTTGCTTTTTTTGTAATTTTGCATTAAAATATGAAAATAGGGATATTAGTTACTCCGAATACGTTTGAAAAGGAGAGTATAGAATGATTTCAAATCAGATACTTCAAACCACACTGGATGGATTAAAGGCAATTACAAGAATTGATTTGGGTATATGTGATACAGAGGGAAAAGTGCTGGCTTCTACATTTACCGATGCGGAAGACTCCGAGAGCTCGGTTCTGGTTTTCGTGGACTCACCGGCGGACAGCCAGGTTATCCAGGGATACCAGTTCTTCAAGGTGTTTGATGAGCACCAGCTGGAATACATCCTCTTAGCAAAGGGGGCCAGCGATGATGTATACATGGTTGGCAAACTGGCCGCATTCCAGATTCAGAACCTGCTGGTAGCTTATAAGGAGCGTTTTGATAAGGATAACTTTATCAAGAACCTGCTTCTGGACAACCTGCTGCTGGTAGACATCTACAACAGGGCAAAGAAGCTGCACATTGACACGGATGTAAAGCGTGTGGTCTATATCATCGAGACCCACAACGAGAAGGATGTCAATGCGCTGGAGACAGTGAGAAGCCTCTTCGCGTCCAAGACAAAGGATTTCATCACAGCTGTGGATGAGAAGAACATTATTCTGGTGAAGGAAGTACGCCAGGGAGAAACCTACGGGGAGCTGGACAAAACAGCCAACACCGTACTTGATATGCTTAACACCGAGGCCATGACAAAGGTGCGGGTGGCATACGGCACCATTATCAATGACATCAAGGAAGTTTCCCGTTCCTACAAGGAAGCCAAGATGGCGTTAGACGTAGGCAAGATTTTCTATGCCAATAAGAACGTTATCGCTTACAACAATCTGGGTATCGGACGCCTGATTTATCAGCTGCCCATTCCGCTGTGCAAAATGTTTATCCGCGAGGTATTTGACGGCAAGTCTCCGGACGAGTTTGATGAGGAGACACTGGCCACTATCAACAAGTTCTTTGAGAACAGCCTGAATGTGTCCGAGACCTCCAGACAGCTTTATATCCACAGGAATACCCTTGTATACCGTCTGGATAAGCTTCAGAAGAGCACCGGATTAGATCTGCGCATTTTTGAGGACGCCATCACCTTTAAGATTGCCCTGATGGTTGCCAAGTATATGAAGTATATGGAAAGCCTGGATTATTAGGCCGGAGTCGGTGGATGATAGAGATAAGCAATGTGAGCAAAACCTACGAGACAGGGAACAAGGCCATTAAGGATGTATCCCTTACCATTGATGACGGTGAGTTCGTGTTCATCGTAGGAAGAAGCGGTTCCGGCAAGAGTACGCTGATGAAGCTGCTCCTCAAGGAGCTGGAACCCACAAAGGGACGTATTGTGGTGAACGATATGGACCTGGGAAGGATGCCGAGAAGGTATGTTCCCAAATACCGCAGAAGATTAGGCGTGGTCTTTCAGGATTTCAGACTCCTGAAGGACCGCACTGTGTTTGAGAATGTTGCATTTGCCCAGAGGGTAATCGGGGTGCCGCCCAGGATAATCCG
Coding sequences within:
- a CDS encoding PucR family transcriptional regulator; amino-acid sequence: MISNQILQTTLDGLKAITRIDLGICDTEGKVLASTFTDAEDSESSVLVFVDSPADSQVIQGYQFFKVFDEHQLEYILLAKGASDDVYMVGKLAAFQIQNLLVAYKERFDKDNFIKNLLLDNLLLVDIYNRAKKLHIDTDVKRVVYIIETHNEKDVNALETVRSLFASKTKDFITAVDEKNIILVKEVRQGETYGELDKTANTVLDMLNTEAMTKVRVAYGTIINDIKEVSRSYKEAKMALDVGKIFYANKNVIAYNNLGIGRLIYQLPIPLCKMFIREVFDGKSPDEFDEETLATINKFFENSLNVSETSRQLYIHRNTLVYRLDKLQKSTGLDLRIFEDAITFKIALMVAKYMKYMESLDY
- the ftsE gene encoding cell division ATP-binding protein FtsE; the encoded protein is MIEISNVSKTYETGNKAIKDVSLTIDDGEFVFIVGRSGSGKSTLMKLLLKELEPTKGRIVVNDMDLGRMPRRYVPKYRRRLGVVFQDFRLLKDRTVFENVAFAQRVIGVPPRIIRETVPEMLRLVGLSSKYKAYPRQLSGGEQQRVAIARALINDPEVLLADEPTGNLDSFNTHEIMRLLEEINQRGTTVIVITHSQEMVDEMNKRIITMERGSVISDVGGYY
- a CDS encoding ABC transporter ATP-binding protein — translated: MASLSLKNVTKKYPNGFVAVKEFNLEIADKEFIIFVGPSGCGKSTTLRMIAGLEDISSGELYIDDKLVNDVEPKDRDIAMVFQNYALYPHMSVYDNMAFGLKLRKTPKDEIDKKVHDAAKILDLEHLLDRKPKALSGGQRQRVAMGRAIVRSPKVFLMDEPLSNLDAKLRGQMRVEISKLHQRLETTIIYVTHDQTEAMTLGTRIVVMKDGIIQQVDNPQNLYDKPCNKFVAGFIGAPQMNMIDATVGKDGALTTLSFGGHTVALSEAKSKKLEDAGYIGKVVTLGIRPEDLHDEESYLAMSPKSVFEATVRVYEMLGSEVLLYFDIEDANFVAKVNPRTTARPGDTIKLAMDLEKIHIFDKDTELVVLN